A window of Rosa rugosa chromosome 7, drRosRugo1.1, whole genome shotgun sequence genomic DNA:
ACTTGACTAGCAGGTTTAGTCCgattttgtttaaccaacagggctggtcttattttcttgagcatcaaagtttcagtctttttacttggttgtttgtgactagcagggctagtcggttttcttgagccgAACATCATTCAGATTATTTTccttaaatgttgcatgcatcgaggttttataaGTTTAATTACGTTGGAAAGTATTAAagctttgcttcatttaaattattttattgatttatttttgtccactcacgctaacgtgtttttcaattactttcccctagGCCCTTCAGttttaaatgcccagtttgcaggttagattagttgaggtcgggcttACATGgtgttgaggcatagtcaacagtacAGCTTCTGCATAttcattttatttatgttttccttgtttaccttggattagtattgctttgataacctatgggattaatggTGTTGAGTTGAGACTTGTATTTGGGAAATTAGAGGTGATATGAtattgggagcagggtggctccagggaTATAAGATTGGTTTGCTAGAAGTGTTTTTGTGTGGTTtgcaggttttgggtagtccatctttaggggtgacttcgccgaattttcggtagagttattcttaaggtgggccccgcagggccatcttggatttcagggtgaaatttgAGACGGGTCTTGTCATAAGATGGCTAAAACTGCTAGGCAGAGAATGCaatgcataatgcactacctgttcatccctaacccccatcaatAGCTCTTTGAGCCTACTATTGATGTTGATTAGCTTCatgatatgctctctaactccccctgaacccgtGTACTTAAGGTCATGAAATTCCTtagttagcctagctgcttctgctttctcACTTTTTTAAACTTTGCAGTTATAAGTTCcaaaaaatctgatgctagctcaggctcttccatgcttcccctgacagtcttggaCATAGAGGTACGGATGAGATTCTTAGCCATCCTATTGAATCTATGACACTTCTTGTAAAGATAAGTTTCTTTCTTAGTGCTCTTATCAGTCAACTCTTCAgacttatcctcagtaaagcaataGTTTATATTCTCATGCATTCTCATATAGTTCTCTACTGAGTCTAACCAAGCTCTATAGTTTGTTCCAGTTAGCATCAAGACATTGTTCAAATTCATGTAGGAGTACCTaaggagaaaataaaaaacgagtgagttctcaatttgaaaagaaaattactttaagttttctgtgtctTTAAGAACTTAAgcaatcaaaacaagaacagtccaaaaaacaaaatcataCAGAAAACTTAATCAagccatacttgcattcatgtcagtccataatataaaataatattaagcatcacttttgagcagaagcataatattgtggagttctttatcaatatacCATGTTTAACAAAAATAAGTtatatccaaagaaatttatccacatctttagacggAAAAAAATTTGTAAGTATTCAAATATATTTCCATTAAAcatgcatactgctgtcttgcattctaaaaccacactcgaccacttctttggaagataaacaAAAGGGCATAGTTTTAAGACACAAGACACAATCTTAGTTTTGTTACACCATATGCTTTCTACCAACACCAATGAAGCATGCTTTATGCACCATattcacttatgccaacagaaaatcACAAAACTCATTAGCTTTTAACTTTATATTCTAACCAGATCAAATTATCTTTATAAGAAaataagctcttgtatctgtcaatttCAACAATGCGTAAAATTTTTGGGAGATATTAATTCTTTATACATTGTCACACGATCACAAACACAATATCATATAAACAATCAATtcatcatgcatattcaagcacaGACAAATtcattcgattccaagaaaccacagaacaatcaagaaattgtaagtttcatccggtcaccattgACTCTAGTCTAACGCATGcagggaatgcaactagggttcttgagcacaatcaaaaactTAATAATCATGCTACGAATCAAAACGAGTTTCACAGAAAAAATtggttttgctttttccccaatttgctgctaaaattTTTCAGCGAAAGCATGAACTCAATATCCAGATGTTGCAATTAACTCTATCGGCTTCTTGATTCACAGCAATTGGGGTTTTGAATCCCTTCTTGAGATGAAGCATCTCGCGCGTTTCCAAGTCCAGTCTCAGACCTTCTTCTTGATCAAAATTAACCGTTGTGATACAACGATCACTTGTTCTTGAGGTTTTGTCGGGTTTGGGCCTGGATCATTCGCTTGCTGTGACTGGGCCTAGAATTGTTAACAGGCTTCATTGTAgtctttcttgtagactaagaaTTAGATTACTAtgcttaatgaattgatacactatttcATTAAGCTACAAGTATTGGTTTATAATTTGTGTCAATATTAAAATAATTTTTACATTaagctaattatcaatttatttaaTGTTAATATGTGACAAGTCCATAATGACTCTAACAAGAGTCATGTTCGCACAATTATGGCATAAAGTTATAGGAGTTACGAATTCAGGCATACAATGACTTGAAACACGAATACCACTTGACATACCATACAATTCACAAGAAGCTGATGAACAATTAAGCTACTAATTACATCATTCATCACATATCTCAACACATAATGTAGGGCAGCTATGCTTGTAAAATAAAAGTCTAAACTAAATAGGTGGAATTTTGTAAATTGTTAGCCTTGCGGTATTTTCCAATAAACTTCTATATAAATTAACATATTTCGTACAGTTTGTAAAATTCTTTATTACCATTGCAAATAATAATTCTATTTTTAAGTAATTAAACAAAATGCACAAGGCAAGAAAATAGAGGTCGAACACAAAATAATTGCAATAAGTCTTCAAATCTGACGATTTATTAAAAACCATAGAAAattaaaccctaaatccccTAATCATGATTCCACCAATTAACCCTAAATCCCCTTTTTACAGAGATGAATGGCTTAAGCCCTCTCACCCCTGATTCTCCTAGCAAGCTGGATATCCTTAGGCATAATTGTAACACGCTTGGCATGAATGGCGCAGAGATTGGTATCCTCAAAGAGCCCAACAAGGTaggcctccgccgcctcctgcAGCGCCAACACGGCGTGGCTCTGGAAACGCAGGTCCGTCTTGAAGTCCTGCGCTATTTCCCGAACAAGCCTCTGGAACGGAAGCTTCCTTATCAGCAGCTCCGTGCTCTTCTGGTACTTTCGGAT
This region includes:
- the LOC133721497 gene encoding histone H3.3, which codes for MARTKQTARKSTGGKAPRKQLATKAARKSAPTTGGVKKPHRYRPGTVALREIRKYQKSTELLIRKLPFQRLVREIAQDFKTDLRFQSHAVLALQEAAEAYLVGLFEDTNLCAIHAKRVTIMPKDIQLARRIRGERA